Proteins from a genomic interval of Lolium perenne isolate Kyuss_39 chromosome 1, Kyuss_2.0, whole genome shotgun sequence:
- the LOC127309425 gene encoding protein SWOLLEN 1 isoform X4 gives MDYDDTDFQSRSFQLAGEDSSKSPSSLRPFALPKLDIDDQLQGHLRFDNLTDSEGFFSVGGHDNSWIDVLSTGSAVDFSSSAAESCSISRTNYVWSDATSTECVEMLLKSVGENEMTGNMDGSAHRQPSGMDSQIDPSKTQPKSSNSPPDSTVGPAVNDQSQGAHSEEPSANQPQFVDVARSSMDEKAERTAGSTLSGRTSSYMLDSIPEKRIASENLSSASKSVPESRPAVGNYFEVVHDGASLDNLNVHSAGVDSRTLKSEPFSELAPIQSIYSTGSYRFDQDNHMHANKLGGGVHELQKLTESSDGLLEAITNPVKMLQRSDGTSKSVSASLQPSFSQVEHAAEVLESSVDTSSKLAIEKFGIGEEPSSAKSSQYHPDFKDSSPHPVTPLSTKSSELIQSPNGEQLAHVTEVTKSDGVDDTDINVSKHGPEQHQEPANLKNVVIADTNMSTGDDSKHGVLEQRQDSADNLNSVAMEEKTIMEEISAISEKSEYSVQSSDDGNDRDLTGTSKDGFNLSGNAAPDNISAGLIHKKNLNISSVNQEGPVKEDHTPALEDESGNQHLVSPNSGSQEKNMAPLSILSSNIVSTTVADTHNATMDKLDCSGGVPSDRSPAGVLDENTLTVSSIDHVESFEEGANSSEVGGHNVTSVPGSWGKKPAMSGNSNVNAVSSSQTDPAAKKTQFNEQTSLGSLTTRQTQDKSGDHPDAQKQKCQADRPSAHSDHQEVSYPQNCQIDGPSVQPEHRGNLSTPPSSISSDKAAKAIIETPLNEKDDMSVHIKDIDGSCNDSTCGSPTVISCTEPCLQEGRQEGSAVISHTLTEQSDDKKDPVASADASQSSKECSAKNIQPTLSSEANTAGDDRSFSFEVGDPPKVSENAHCPAWSPFPISKSAQNTKATTENSKPGSPGNAPRQNTEESKKTSVLETGKEKQSGTKVVQSGGVLSVSSHTGDSTKTKSATLEQEQPQQHSTSASSAVAHQPFTDLQHVQLRAQIFVYGALIQGIPPAEAYMVSAFGESGDGNCAWEAVWRAAVERFQNQKSPLAGLETPTSSHIGNRVAEKASKGTAGKTEPDGRKGGKIVLPAYTAVPLHSPTFSMSPLASSALNLQRSSHLDFSQAVSPVFTYNSQTRQPTSAATSWFPQGPRAAPWLVPPQNLIFDSSMQPTATSGESAKGPCKNISISEATPLAVVHEEKQKAPASTKRNRGGAASQKPRKRKKASESPEQQPDIASSQLKTDLASVTPATKHVPGFTLSTPSPSNVLGSGLIPNASLITSVPNYLGGKSVDRRIIFSEQISGAVEQCMDQDKCASMYSMEALRVSEGVWSQLSTNSMGKLPADVEQKLTSAAAAASAAVSVAKVAAEAAKMATTAALQAKMMAEEALGSSKYFNSVQKRDAGEVDVNNNLSSMLSFTPKSSWKTKDSTHAPGSTISVAREVARKRVEEASAAAKRAENLDAILKAAELAAEAVFKAGSIIGMGEPLPFTLGELLEAGPDGYWKSDRVKNKKAENTIDNVVIEELELPSGINKSGRKRGNKSKYDQKLEPSSSVKELQPDGMHSGNGVEENPSAAPFNVITNDTAPSIIWNGIGKESLVEVLADVGGSGAAWFSAKVLDINEHSAFISYEVHSGGPGLCKEWVSLKQEGEKAPQIRLAHPATMSKLKGTRKRHRDTAGNYSWAIGDHVDAWIKNSWREGIISQNCESGETKFVVQFPVGDSVVVDAWTLRPSLVWKDGEWTEWSRARDRKDKSYKGDSPYEKRQRTAVNDHVPIVGEAQGPSKDKMPIIGEAQGPYKDKITNAGTKLREPKPLSLSDRDMIFNIGKSAAEDKTTRRPGLQKEGSKVFGVPKPGKMKKFMDVSKQISEGSTSTRFPKQSVAQLRRPRESTLKLDQRAKRVGDMRPRGLKSAKSQNVPGSSAVESSFAFAANAASSSNLVNPTVNLITEDASVPTPSVPSTKKKPATMDRAKRKYVPSMDNNLNRKTSEIPAQASSDSAEPRRSNRKIQPTSRLLEGMQSSLILSKVTGEKVPRTNFRSATSASRGRAHG, from the exons ATGGATTATGATGATACGGATTTCCAGAGCCGAAGTTTCCAGCTAGCCGGCGAGGACAGCAGTAAATCCCCGTCAAGTCTGCGGCCATTCGCACTGCCGAAGCTTGACATCGACGACCAGCTGCAGGGCCATCTCAGGTTCGACAACTTGACGGATTCCGAGGGCTTTTTCAGCGTGGGAGGGCACGATAACAGCTGGATCGACGTGCTGTCCACCGGGAGCGCTGTTGATTTCAGCTCTAGCGCGGCTGAGTCCTGCTCCATATCCAGGACCAACTATGTCTGGTCGGACGCGACGTCCACTGAGTGCGTGGAGATGTTGCTGAAGTCGGTCGGGGAAAATGAGATGACGGGTAACATGGATGGTAGTGCACATCGGCAGCCAAGTGGTATGGATAGTCAGATCGATCCATCCAAGACGCAACCTAAGTCAAGCAACTCCCCACCAGATAGCACTGTAGGGCCAGCCGTAAATGACCAGTCTCAGGGTGCTCATTCAGAAGAACCTTCGGCGAATCAACCTCAATTTGTAGATGTTGCACGGTCCTCGATGGATGAGAAAGCTGAACGTACTGCAGGTTCAACTTTATCAGGTAGGACGTCAAGCTATATGCTGGACTCTATTCCTGAGAAGCGCATTGCGAGCGAGAACTTGTCTTCTGCTTCCAAAAGCGTACCAGAAAGCCGTCCAGCTGTTGGCAATTACTTTGAGGTGGTTCATGATGGTGCTTCTTTGGACAATCTCAACGTACACTCAGCTGGAGTAGATTCCAGGACGCTCAAAAGCGAGCCCTTCTCTGAGTTAGCTCCAATTCAGAGCATATACTCTACTGGTTCATATCGCTTCGACCAAGACAACCATATGCATGCGAATAAACTTGGTGGAGGAGTGCatgaattgcaaaaattgacagAAAGTTCGGACGGGTTATTGGAGGCCATCACCAATCCAGTTAAGATGCTGCAAAGGAGTGATGGCACTAGCAAGAGTGTCAGTGCCTCGCTTCAACCATCTTTTTCACAAGTGGAACATGCAGCAGAAGTCCTTGAAAGTTCAGTTGACACCAGCAGCAAGCTTGCCATTGAGAAGTTTGGTATTGGCGAAGAACCCAGTTCTGCTAAATCTAGTCAGTACCATCCAGATTTCAAAGATTCTAGTCCTCATCCAGTTACTCCCCTGTCAACCAAAAGTAGTGAGTTGATTCAGTCTCCTAATGGAGAACAGCTTGCTCATGTCACTGAAGTTACAAAAAGTGATGGGGTGGATGATACAGATATTAACGTCTCAAAGCATGGACctgagcagcatcaagaacctGCCAATCTAAAAAATGTTGTTATAGCTGATACAAATATGAGCACTGGTGACGACTCAAAACATGGAGTGCTAGAGCAGCGTCAAGATTCTGCTGATAATCTAAACAGTGTTGCTATGGAAGAAAAAACAATTATGGAGGAAATCTCAGCTATTTCAGAGAAGTCTGAATACTCGGTACAATCTAGTGATGATGGAAATGATAGAGATCTTACTGGTACATCAAAAGATGGGTTTAACTTGTCGGGCAACGCAGCACCTGACAATATTTCAGCTGGTTTAATTCACAAAAAGAATCTAAACATTTCATCAGTAAATCAGGAGGGGCCAGTGAAGGAAGATCATACGCCTGCTTTAGAAGATGAGTCTGGGAACCAGCATTTGGTATCACCTAACTCTGGGTCTCAAGAGAAAAATATGGCACCATTGAGCATTTTAAGCAGCAATATCGTTTCTACCACTGTTGCTGATACACACAATGCAACAATGGATAAACTTGACTGTTCAGGAGGTGTTCCATCCGACCGTTCTCCTGCTGGTGTACTCGATGAAAATACTTTGACGGTCTCCTCAATAGATCACGTGGAGTCGTTTGAGGAAGGTGCTAATTCTTCAGAAGTTGGAGGCCACAATGTAACATCTGTTCCTGGGTCATGGGGAAAGAAGCCAGCAATGTCAGGGAACTCAAATGTCAATGCTGTTTCGAGCAGTCAAACTGATCCTGCTGCAAAAAAGACGCAATTCAACGAGCAGACTTCTTTGGGTAGTTTGACCACGAGACAGACTCAGGATAAATCAG GTGATCATCCAGATGCTCAGAAACAGAAATGCCAGGCCGACAGGCCTTCAGCACACTCGGACCACCAAGAAGTTTCTTATCCACAAAATTGCCAGATTGATGGACCTTCCGTACAACCTGAGCATCGCGGAAATTTGTCCACACCACCCTCGAGTATCTCATCTGACAAGGCTGCAAAAGCAATCATAGAAACTCCTTTAAATGAGAAGGATGATATGAGTGTGCATATAAAAG ATATCGATGGAAGCTGTAATGATTCTACATGTGGGTCCCCTACAGTGATTAGTTGCACTGAACCCTGTCTCCAGGAAGGTAGACAGGAGGGTAGTGCTGTGATTAGTCACACCCTAACTGAACAATCCGATGATAAAAAAGATCCTGTGGCCTCAGCTGATGCCTCCCAGAGCTCCAAAGAATGTTCTGCCAAAAATATACAACCTACTCTCAGTTCTGAGGCAAATACAGCAGGTGATGATAGAAGTTTCTCGTTTGAGGTTGGAGATCCACCAAAAGTATCTGAAAACGCTCATTGTCCTGCTTGGAGCCCTTTTCCCATATCTAAGTCTGCTCAAAATACCaag GCCACCACAGAAAACTCTAAACCTGGAAGCCCTGGAAATGCACCGAGGCAAAACACTGAAGAGAGTAAGAAAACATCTGTTCTGGAGACTGGCAAAGAGAAACAATCTGGGACAAAAGTAGTTCAAAGTGGTGGAGTGCTCTCTGTCAGCTCCCATACCGGTGATAGTACTAAAACTAAAAGTGCAACACTAGAGCAGGAGCAGCCACAACAGCATTCAACGTCTGCAAGCAGTG CTGTAGCACACCAACCTTTCACAGATTTACAACATGTGCAGCTACGTGCTCAGATATTTGTTTATGGAGCTCTTAT TCAAGGAATACCACCAGCAGAGGCCTACATGGTGtcagcttttggagagtctg GTGATGGCAACTGTGCATGGGAGGCAGTTTGGCGGGCTGCTGTTGAGAGATTTCAGAATCAAAAATCACCTTTAGCTGGTTTGGAAACTCCTACAAGCTCACATATag GCAATCGCGTGGCTGAAAAAGCCAGTAAGGGTACAGCGGGCAAAACTGAACCAGATGGCAGAAAAGGTGGCAAAATTGTATTGCCGGCATATACTGCTGTACCGTTGCACTCACCAACTTTCAGTATGTCACCTCTTGCTAGTTCTGCGCTGAATCTACAACGAAGTTCCCATCTGGATTTTAGCCAGGCTGTATCACCAGTATTCACATATAACTCACAGACGAGGCAACCTACTTCTGCTGCTACATCGTGGTTTCCTCAGGGTCCACGTGCTGCACCTTGGCTAGTTCCACCACAAAATTTAATATTCGATTCATCAATGCAACCAACTGCCACTTCAGGTGAATCTGCAAAGGGACCTTGTAAAAACATATCCATTTCAGAAGCTACACCATTAGCAGTTGTACATGAAGAGAAACAGAAGGCACCGGCTAGTACTAAGCGTAACAGAGGTGGGGCTGCATCACAAAagccaagaaaaagaaagaaagcttCAGAAAGTCCAGAACAGCAACCTGACATTGCTTCCTCTCAACTCAAAACAGACCTTGCATCTGTTACTCCTGCCACTAAGCACGTACCAGGCTTCACCTTATCTACTCCTTCTCCAAGTAATGTTCTGGGCAGCGGGCTTATTCCTAATGCAAGTTTGATCACCTCTGTGCCTAACTACCTGGGTGGTAAGAGTGTTGACCGTAGAATAATCTTTTCAGAACAGATCAGTGGTGCAGTAGAGCAATGTATGGACCAAGACAAATGTGCAAGTATGTACTCTATGGAGGCACTTAGGGTCAGTGAAGGTGTATGGAGCCAATTATCCACAAACTCAATGGGGAAATTACCTGCAGACGTAGAACAAAAGCTTACttcagctgctgctgctgcttctgcTGCAGTTTCTGTTGCGAAGGTTGCTGCAGAAGCTGCTAAGATGGCGACAACAGCTGCATTGCAGGCGAAAATGATGGCAGAAGAAGCCCTTGGCTCTTCAAAATATTTTAATTCCGTGCAGAAGCGTGACGCTGGCGAAGTTGATGTCAATAACAATCTATCCAGTATGTTAAGTTTCACGCCCAAATCGTCTTGGAAAACAAAAGACAGCACTCATGCCCCAGGCTCCACCATTTCGGTGGCACGAGAGGTTGCTAGAAAGAGGGTTGAAGAGGCATCTGCAGCTGCAAAACGTGCAGAAAACTTAGATGCCATACTTAAAGCTGCAGAGCTTGCAGCAGAGGCTGTATTCAAAGCAGGAAGCATCATTGGAATGGGTGAGCCTCTGCCTTTTACTTTAGGTGAGCTATTGGAAGCTGGTCCTGATGGCTACTGGAAGTCCGATAGAGTGAAGAATAAAAAggctgagaacaccattgataacgtGGTAATAGAAGAATTGGAGCTGCCTTCTGGTATTAATAAATCTGGCAGAAAGCGTGGTAATAAATCTAAATATGACCAGAAATTGGAGCCATCTTCTAGTGTCAAAGAATTGCAGCCCGATGGGATGCACTCAG GAAATGGGGTTGAAGAAAATCCATCTGCTGCCCCATTCAATGTCATCACAAATGATACAGCACCAAGCATAATCTGGAATGGTATTGGAAAGGAATCTCTTGTTGAG GTTTTAGCTGATGTGGGCGGGTCTGGGGCGGCTTGGTTTTCTGCTAAAGTCCTTGATATAAACGAACATAGTGCGTTCATCAGCTATGAGGTCCACAGTGGAG GACCTGGTCTTTGCAAAGAATGGGTGTCACTGAAGCAGGAGGGGGAGAAGGCACCTCAAATACGCCTTGCCCATCCTGCTACTATGTCTAAATTAAAAGGTACTCGAAAGCGCCACAGGGACACCGCAGGAAATTATTCTTGGGCTATTGGTGATCACGTGGATGCATGGATCAAAAATAG TTGGCGAGAGGGTATTATTTCTCAGAACTGCGAATCTGGTGAAACAAAGTTTGTTGTGCAATTTCCAG TTGGTGATTCTGTAGTCGTTGATGCTTGGACTCTTCGTCCATCACTTGTTTGGAAGGATGGCGAATGGACAGAGTGGTCCCGTGCACGAGATAGGAAAGACAAATCTTATAAG GGTGATTCTCCTTATGAAAAACGCCAACGGACAGCAGTGAATGACCATGTGCCTATCGTTGGAGAGGCACAAGGCCCTTCGAAAGACAAGATGCCCATCATTGGAGAAGCACAGGGCCCTTATAAAGACAAGATCACTAACGCCGGAACAAAGCTAAGGGAGCCAAAACCACTGTCTTTATCTGATAGGGACATGATTTTCAACATCGGAAAAAGTGCAGCTGAGGATAAAACTACCAGGCGGCCTGGACTGCAAAAGGAAGGCTCAAAGGTCTTCGGTGTCCCAAAACCTggaaagatgaagaagttcatgGATGTAAGCAAACAGATTTCTGAGGGTAGTACATCAACAAGATTTCCAAAACAATCAGTAGCACAACTGCGAAGACCACGGGAAAGTACCCTAAAACTCGACCAGAGAGCAAAGAGGGTAGGTGACATGCGACCCAGAGGGCTCAAATCTGCGAAGTCTCAGAATGTCCCAGGCTCTAGTGCTGTTGAAAGCAGTTTTGCTTTTGCGGCTAACGCGGCAAGCTCTTCCAACCTTGTCAACCCTACTGTCAACCTTATAACTGAAGATGCTTCTGTTCCTACACCAAGTGTCCCTAgtaccaagaagaagccagccactATGGATCGAGCAAAAAGGAAATATGTTCCTTCTATGGATAATAACTTGAACAGgaaaacatctgaaattccagCCCAGGCTAGCTCTGACTCTGCTGAACCCCGACGGTCGAACCGCAAAATTCAACCAACCTCACGG TTGCTTGAGGGCATGCAGAGTTCCCTTATACTCTCCAAAGTTACTGGCGAAAAAGTCCCTAGGACTAATTTCAGGAGTGCTACTTCTGCCTCAAGAG GGAGAGCTCATGGCTAA